The Cynocephalus volans isolate mCynVol1 chromosome 5, mCynVol1.pri, whole genome shotgun sequence genomic sequence GAAATCAGTCTAAGTCTTTATTTTAAGCTGTATAGACAGCAAGTTAAACAAAAAGATCACAAACTAATGTTCAGTACCCTTGCCTAACCTGCTCATAACAAAGGGGTGATTTTCAATATAAAACTTAAACAGAGTCCATGCACAGCTTGTTTATATCAACACTCAACAATAAATAACTTTTCTTGATGAAAACCTTCTCTGGAAATTATAGGCACTGTGCTTTTTCAAAAAGAGGGTGCTGACACAGTTCAATTTAACATTCCAGGAAAGCAATTATTAATTGCAAAAActcaaagggaaaggaaatgctTCTTACTAAAGATATTCTTACCGAAGTGCCTTTATTTTTCCGTTTCTCGTCAACTCGACCATCTTCAGCATCATCTGAGTCACCATCACTATCTAGAGCAGGGAGCTCAGGATCCAGAGGGGGCTCATACAGGGCTGTGTTTAATGGCAAATACCGCAGTTCATCTGGTGAGTACCTAAAGTTAAGAAAAATTACTTTCAGTTTTCCTTTACTGCTAAATACAAATGGACTAATCTTTGAGCTACTAAGATCACCTTAAACTTCTCAACACCAAATACTTCTGAAAAATGATGAGATAATTATTCATTTTGGTCATGTGGggataagtaataaataaaaaagcctgAACAGTAGTCTGATCATGTGAAAtacacatttcattttcattatcaaAAGATAACCCCTCTCTCCTCTTTACCCTtaacccaaaaaagaaaataataaaatgtcagcAGACAAGGGTGAAAATGTAGCAACACGGAATAGCGCATAAAAGCCTGGGCCCTAGGTCTGGCTGAATGCTCACATCCACCTCCCAAGTCACTACTACTTCTCTGTGCTGCCATTCCTTCACGTGTAAAGGTGTAATAGCAGAGTCTACCTGACAGAactgatgtgaggattaaataaattaatcatgTGAATCACAACAGTGCATGGTACATATTACTgagaacataatttaaaaaataaaattttcagtacTAAGTTATTTTTAACCCATCTGTGAAGCATCTATTCTAACAAATTCAATCATCTACTTTGTCTGAAGCTAGAGACTCGCAATCCCTTCCCCACGGCCAGATGGCACACCTAGATGACAAAGTTTAGTGCCACCTTCATTCCTACCCTCAGTGAAGCCCTCACTCAAGAAGGGACCTGGGTCAGCACCTCCCTCAACCAGGAAATCTCACCAAATAGCAAAGAGGCTGGTACACTCGCATATAACTTTCGATAATTTGctgacacacacaaaataaataaataaataaaaatttctaccCATGACTTAAATTTGACTTTTAAACAGTATGATTCTACACTCTATTTAAATTCTATTCTCTAAAAAACagtctctattctattccttccAGCATAAGGTTTAAAGCTGAGATTCTGAAACAAAATTAACCTGTTAGCCCTGCTTTCTTCAGTTCCCTTCAGGTTTTTTGGTTTACAAATTGGAAGCAACACGCAGGCCAGGTCAGTAATATGGCTGAAGCAACCAGGTGTCCACGCCTGCCCTGTGGCCTCTccactcctcccctcctctcctctgcagTCCAAGTCAGTGCTTCCCACACTCTAATCTGGAGGTGACATCATCTGTGAAAATGCAGACtctggttcagtaggtctggggttgGGTGCTTGAATTCTGCATTTCCAGAAAGCTTGTGAGTGATACCAGTGCTGCGAGACCTGCACCATACTTTGAGCAGAGAGATGCTAGAGAACCTCCAGCACCTGTCTATGACAAATTCAAAGAAGGTGGGCAGAGACATGGGCAATCCAGGCTTTGTCAGCAGATGTTCAAATCTGACTGAAGGGTGTTCTTCACCATAGAACCAGAGAAGATAAAGAATATTGACACAAATCCTATATAACATCTTATGGTGATATTTATATACCCAAAAATTGTTAGGAGGCAAGTATACACAAGGTTCTAAAACCCCTCACTGACAGCCCACCAAAACTACTGAACAGTTGTAACTAAAACTACTGAATACCTCTTATAATATTCCTGGAACTGTCCGGGGATGAGAGCCACGGGGTAAGAACTGACCTTCGTTCTCTCTGTTGGCAACACTTTGTACTTCCCCTGAGGCACCTGTATGACCTGTGTTAACATAGAGCAAAACACAAAACTGATGCCACACTAGGAATCAAGGCTTCAGGCAAAGAACCCCCACGTGCTCTCCATTgcacaccccctccccaccaaaaaagctaaaaatttaAGAGACATTGGGAGCTATAATCTAATGGGACCGTTGGTGCTTTCTAGTTCTACATGTGATAGTTTTATCTGCCTGTTCACCATGAGCATTTCTGAGGAAAGGCAGTGTCTCTTGCTCACCACTTAACTGCAGTGTGACCTGGGCAGCTTATACAACCTCTCTGTCGTTCAActtcttcatctatgaaatggaaataatactagTTCCAACCTCACGTGGTTACTATGGGAATTAAAGGAATTAATATGGAAATCTCTTACATCCACCCTCGGGGACACACAGCAAGTATGATATGTAGCTGTTATTAGTCTCATTCAGTAGAATATCAACCATAAAGCAAAAGAtgtctcacacacaaaaaaagtaaattgagTATTATTAGgcacatcattaaaattaatctCTTAAAATCTGGGAAGGAAAAGCACATATAGCTGGcacaaagcaataataataaaggggtAATGTGCACTCTGCAGTAACAAGCAGTAAGCAAGGTCTGGGGACTACTCAATTTAAGTCATCCTACATGTGTCTGCAAGTCAAAATAAGCTCTTCTTTCTTCCATGCGTTCCCGGTTCAAGTTGCTGTTAAATTCAGCTGCTTTTTTTGCAGCTTTCTTAATATACTCAGGCACTTTGCTGGCTTCGACTTTTTGAGTATTCTGTTGTTGCatttgctgaaataaaaatattacagttgGAAGTCAAATTTAACTACAAAATGTCACTCTCTCCAACCCAAATAAAAGATGCTAGTCACCTCAATTACTTACAGAATACTCTTTATAATGGTCTGTAATTCGTTGACGTTCTTTTTCTTGTAGAATAACAGAATATTCAGCATGTTTGGCTGGATATTCTTTTATCATTAGATCAATCACTTCATCACTGCGCAATGCTGTTAAACCTATTttagaccaaaaaaaaggaaaaaagggtgAAGAAGTTCTTTTAAGGGCAAGTAAATACAACTGCTTTCCAAAACTTGCTTCTCCTTTGAGCTACTCTACAGTTAAAAAGGTTTTCCAATAGTCAAAACAAAATAtcttaatacatttgaaaattataaaataatattcataacaTAAAGTTAAGTAATTAAAAGATTGTCTTGCAAGGGTAAACAAATCAGTATTTCAACTAAATGAGTTTTTTTAGATTCTATGTATTCTAAACACATATCCCTTTACTTAGAAACAATTGTGAAGTAATGAGGTACACTAAATACTAACAAGTAATATAAGTTATTTAGATGAGTTAAAAAAACAGTTTTCAAAGTATTGTAGTTCCTAGTCTTCAAATTCCATAACTAGAAATATTACAGACATTTTAGATTTTACCAAAAGGATCAGCACATATACACATCATATAGATAATTTTCAAAACTCACAATAGCAGATTTCACCAATTGCTGAAATGAACTCCCATGAATGTATATTAAAAAGTAGCTGTTACATTAAAATgcttattaaagaaaatagataaagcaTGAAGATAATTACACAGAAGTAAAAACTGAGCAAAACTTGCCTTTTAAGAGACAAAAAtcaataccttttaaaaatactgtacaaattttgcacacaaaaaataaacactCTGACAACTCTGAAAGTTACTATTAGAAAATTATATTCTGTTAGAGAATATAGATGCTTCTCGACTTACAACAGGGTTGTCCctataaacccatcataaattgaaaatatcattagtcaaaaatgcatttaatacacctaacctaacaaacatcatagcttaggcTTGCCTATCTTAAATATGCTCAGAACACTGACATGCAGCCTACCGTTGGgcaaaataaaatgctgaatatctcatgtaatttattgaatactgtactgaaagtgaaaaacagaatgactGTACAGGTACTTAAATTACGGTTTCTACTAAACCTGTATGGCATTCAAaacattgtaaagttgaaaaatcttaAGTGGAACCATCTTCAGGTGGGGACCATTGGTgtaagtttcattcttctatgcactttaacagtaataaaaaatgaagtaaatgatCTAGCATTTAAATAGTTCAATTtagtttatgaatttttaaaaatattttaggaaaggaaatacaaatatttatcaatatcACCTCATAAATGTTCAGCTTGAAAAATTCACATTAAAGTCTTTTATTACCTAAAGTGCACTGAGTTTCTGTAATAACATTTAGCTCTCTCAGGTAAAGTTTCTCCTTGTGAGACAAATCTCGTCGCTCTAAATctccaaaaaaagaacaaaagactattaaaaatagtgaaacattatgcatttgtaaaacttttaaaagcttaaaaacttaatttttaaaagtatttcatattacatatccaaatatttttaaaaagagtacacaaaaatcatataaattcaagaaataagagaataaaattgaaaataaattaatccatAGAAAGAAAGTAACATAAATAACTGtattaaaataatcagaaataacaTTTCTCAAGTTTAGATGTGGTTTATATATAGCTAACTCCATACCTAAGGTCAAGGAGCAATGGCAAAGAATCCAAAATTCTTGgctataaaatgattttttctaaaatttttcccAGGAGATTCACctttctcattttgcttttaaatcaGTTTATGAGATATTAGAATATATCAATAATAGAGAGAGATGTTGAAAGATAGGAGTAAATGAAAATCAACAACAcaagaacataaaatatattataaataatccaCACTGAAGAATTTAGAAGTTGACAGCCTATAATAAAGAATTACTATTAGTTAAAAGTTAGGTTTAATCTATTACATAAACTAAGACTTAAGTACCTGGATATTTCCGTTTAAAGGAGGTCACACCCAAATATTCACTGACTTGTTCTTGAAGCATATAGTATTCTCCTGTTTCATCAGGTGGCCATTTGTACTCTATCAAATTTTCTGCTGGATAGTAACTAAAGCTAAGCACAGAAATGTATATTATGCCTTAAATGTGGCTTTCATTAAATttcaattgcttttatttttaaggatattttgaaaactattttaagtatttaaattctttgtttGCTATGACTTGATTTTGTGTGTATcaaagaaaattacaaagcaGGTAGAAGGAAGAGAAATCATCATCTGGAATATCAAATCCAAAAagtacatcaaaaataaaattttctatataaaaCAGAAGAATCAAGACTGCTAGGAACAAACGCATTTTTTAACTTCAGAGACCTGAGGCCGAAGCAAGGTGGTGATATCAGCTCTTTCTTCTGGGCTTAACCCCCATAGCCAGCATTTCATCCACCCAAGGTATAAAGTAAATCAACTTCTGTTTCTTGTCTGCTGTTCAGTGAGTCACAAATAGCTAAGAAAGGAGAACTCTAAAAACCTATTTCTCAATAAGTTGTACTATAAAccataattctttgtttttataaactcTATAAACCCAGAAGCAAAGAACAGACCTAGTTTGAAGGTGCCAGTGTACTGCAGTCAATCTCAATCCTGAACAGAAAAGAGTACAAATTTCAGTATCTGGGCCAATTCAACCTCTAAATTAGAGGCAGGAATGAGACACTATTTTATGCATCTATTCATTCAAAAAGTAACTAACGAAAAGAACAGTGTTctcaaaaatggtgctgggaaactggggATCCATATGCCAAAATAGGAAACTGGATCTTTACCCTCTCATTacatacaaaaatgaacttaaaatggatctacaacctaaatataagagctaacgagaaaactgttagaagaaaacatagaaatcttcatgacctctactggcaatggattcttagctgtgacaccaaaagcacaaacaaaagaaaaaaaaacagataattaggacttcatcaaaataaaaaattttgtacatcaaaggacactatcaacagagtgaaaagacaacccagagaatgggagaaaatatttgcaaatcataataTATCGGATAGGGAATTAATACCTTTtaggatgactattatcaaaaaaaaggGGAGAGGATAACAAATTGGCAAACGTGAAGAAACGGGAAACTTTTCAGTATTaatggtggaaatgtaaaatagttcAGCTGCAGTGAAAAAGTctgtcagttcctcaaaaaactaaacacagaattaccatatgatctagctaTTTCCTTGGAGTGTATGAAAACAGGGAACTCCAAATGAAAGCAGAGACTCCAAACGCCAATACTCACAATATTCTAAACACAGCATtaacaaaaaggtggaaacaacccaaatgtccattgacatatgaatgcatgaacaaaatacagtatatacatacaatggaatattactcagccctaaaaaggaatgaaattctgacatgctacaacatggatgaaacctGAAGACAAATCatataagccagacacaaaagaacaaatactgtatggttccacttgtatgaggtacCTACAgttgtcaaattcatagaaaagaaaagtagaatggtggttgtcagggctGAGAAGAGAGGAGAATGGAAGTTATGTTTAATGGTTATGAAATTTGTTTGGTGTAgtaaaaaagttttggaaagggatagtggtgatggttgcacaacactgtgaatgtaattaatgctattgaattgtacacttgaaaacagttaaaactgtgtattttattaaatgtattttactatgataaattcttttttaattgcaCTAAGTAGCAAGACCAACTTTGGTATCATATtgtaagacaggaagaaaatattctaaaatttttaacaaCTGCCTTTGCCAGGGctgaggggagggaaagaggaagctAATGCAGACAGGAGAAACATACCACAAAAAATATTactaagcaataaaatgacattaCCCAAGATCTTGACTTGAAGTTTCACAACTCCTAGAGCTATCTCCTGAGCCCATTCGCCTCCTTTTGGATGGTTGGGTCCCATCATTTGAATTATCTTCATTATCATCCTGTACATTTAAAAGGttcaaaaacaataattaaacaaagaataaaagaatgaataataaacaaagaaagaatgattatgtattttcCCAGACTTTCTAGAAGTCAAAACAAGAGAAAGGCTTTCTAAGGACAACTAGTTACACAAATGTTAACTTCCTACTATAACTAAAAGGGGCCAAGAATTTGTTATGAGCAAGACCTGGAACAGAACTAAAAATGGATCTTCAATCCACTCGAAACAAGAAAAATTTCAATTAACCTGTAAATCTCAATCTACATTCACTCTCTTTATCAACTGAGGTTAAAAtgctttctgattttaataaacacacaaaacTGCTGCATCACTCTAAAATTAAAGCAAACCCTCCTACCCAAGCtgggaaaaaaatgtatggaTTATTTGCAGTGCTTAATTCAAGTTAGAGCTGGTTCATTGGACTATGCCAACAACTGACTACTTTAGGTTACTCATATCCCTGTGGAAAGGGGACATACAAGGACTAAAAACAGGTTACTAATCCTAAccactcattttttttccttatgttgcAAAAATCTAGCAAAAATATACCCTAATAAGTCATCTATCTATAATATAGCAATACACACATGGCCCCAAAATATACCCTACTAAGAGTCATCTATCTGTAATATAGCAATACACACACAGCCCAAAAAGAAGACGCTTATATATTTCTAATGCAATCCATTAAGTGTCAAGAATATAAATGCTGGAAGTTCTAGTatttcatcaagaaaatgaatTGAGGTATCAGAAGTTAGGGAACTTGATTTCTTTACCTATTAGCCAAAGCTTAAGGTCTTAATCATAGActggttttttttgttcttttgttttgtttttttaatcaaggTAATGTAGCTTCTAATgctaatacaattttattaaatacCATGGTTCCCTTGTTACATATTATAATGAAAGCAATCCTGCAAAAGAATATAAAGAGGCAGTATGATATAGTGGTCAGACATGCCAGAGCTGGACTGCCTGGGATCTTACTGGGCACTGCCCCTCACTAGCTGGGTGCTTATTCTGTGATTGTCTCTActtatctgaaaaacaaaaaataatagtgCCCATATTATGTGGCTaatgcaaggattaaatgagttaatatatggaaAGCACTTAGAGCAAGGACTAGACCATAATTATGTGTCTGATAAATGTTAGCTAAAATTATGATTATGAGGTTAATAAAGTCTCAAATGTCTCAGTTCCAAGAATTTACTGATTCTTTTCCAAAtagtaaaatacacaaaatattctcttttttcagTGTTATAAAATAAACACTCAACTAAAGAGCTCTGTATATTCGTATTAAGACTAGCAACCAAGTAGGAGCTGGAAAATAATCAAAATCTATTTTCCCAAAATTTACATTTAACAATAAGTATCACAATTACAACATTTCATATCCACTTCTTCAGACATAACTTATTTTA encodes the following:
- the PHF10 gene encoding PHD finger protein 10 isoform X3, which encodes MGSGDSSRSCETSSQDLGFSYYPAENLIEYKWPPDETGEYYMLQEQVSEYLGVTSFKRKYPDLERRDLSHKEKLYLRELNVITETQCTLGLTALRSDEVIDLMIKEYPAKHAEYSVILQEKERQRITDHYKEYSQMQQQNTQKVEASKVPEYIKKAAKKAAEFNSNLNRERMEERRAYFDLQTHVIQVPQGKYKVLPTERTKVSSYPVALIPGQFQEYYKRYSPDELRYLPLNTALYEPPLDPELPALDSDGDSDDAEDGRVDEKRKNKGTSDSSSGNVSEGESPPESQEDSFQGRQKSKDKAATPRKDGSKRSVLSKSVPGYKPKVIPNAICGICLKGKESNKKGKAESLIHCSQCDNSGHPSCLDMTMELVSMIKTYPWQCMECKTCIICGQPHHEEEMMFCDVCDRGYHTFCVGLGAIPSGRWICDCCQRAPPTPRKVGRRGKNSKEG
- the PHF10 gene encoding PHD finger protein 10 isoform X2 — translated: MAAAAGPGAALSPRPCDSDPATPGAQSPKDDNEDNSNDGTQPSKRRRMGSGDSSRSCETSSQDLGFSYYPAENLIEYKWPPDETGEYYMLQEQVSEYLGVTSFKRKYPERRDLSHKEKLYLRELNVITETQCTLGLTALRSDEVIDLMIKEYPAKHAEYSVILQEKERQRITDHYKEYSQMQQQNTQKVEASKVPEYIKKAAKKAAEFNSNLNRERMEERRAYFDLQTHVIQVPQGKYKVLPTERTKVSSYPVALIPGQFQEYYKRYSPDELRYLPLNTALYEPPLDPELPALDSDGDSDDAEDGRVDEKRKNKGTSDSSSGNVSEGESPPESQEDSFQGRQKSKDKAATPRKDGSKRSVLSKSVPGYKPKVIPNAICGICLKGKESNKKGKAESLIHCSQCDNSGHPSCLDMTMELVSMIKTYPWQCMECKTCIICGQPHHEEEMMFCDVCDRGYHTFCVGLGAIPSGRWICDCCQRAPPTPRKVGRRGKNSKEG
- the PHF10 gene encoding PHD finger protein 10 isoform X1; amino-acid sequence: MAAAAGPGAALSPRPCDSDPATPGAQSPKDDNEDNSNDGTQPSKRRRMGSGDSSRSCETSSQDLGFSYYPAENLIEYKWPPDETGEYYMLQEQVSEYLGVTSFKRKYPDLERRDLSHKEKLYLRELNVITETQCTLGLTALRSDEVIDLMIKEYPAKHAEYSVILQEKERQRITDHYKEYSQMQQQNTQKVEASKVPEYIKKAAKKAAEFNSNLNRERMEERRAYFDLQTHVIQVPQGKYKVLPTERTKVSSYPVALIPGQFQEYYKRYSPDELRYLPLNTALYEPPLDPELPALDSDGDSDDAEDGRVDEKRKNKGTSDSSSGNVSEGESPPESQEDSFQGRQKSKDKAATPRKDGSKRSVLSKSVPGYKPKVIPNAICGICLKGKESNKKGKAESLIHCSQCDNSGHPSCLDMTMELVSMIKTYPWQCMECKTCIICGQPHHEEEMMFCDVCDRGYHTFCVGLGAIPSGRWICDCCQRAPPTPRKVGRRGKNSKEG